Proteins co-encoded in one Trueperella abortisuis genomic window:
- a CDS encoding serine/threonine protein kinase: protein MRQRSMIGGYRIVKKIGAGGMSFVYKAVDADGRDVALKLLHPELAADPRSRERLRREVAMLQRVRGKYVARILDAETDEDEIFLVTELIDGPTLDQDVRDSGRYEGADLVELGQELAAALESIHAQGVLHRDLKPSNVMMGEDGPVLIDFGIAQLGDDLRMTQTGALTHTPGFCDPVVVRGAEPDVDADWWALAAVLAFAATGQAPFGVGNSPAVMHRVLVGDADLPGLSPEVERAFRAALAPRREERIGFSRLMSVVGGAMYDDAAAPTFEPPVTAPTFAPPVAPPSYEPAAGGVFGAGDVTEEYGGPGSEGTGEDDAAETIVDAGATHTVPLAGAAGYVGAAYSEAERPASSEPLGREPIDATVPLPVAIQPGARYVGGEPMGEGPSLARTSVFERMSTCEPVPAGPTPPADFGGYGGYRTGPLPAWAARPRKARLQVWAASVVVGLFALVWPVTTAVVVAALVVLLSWLGGAHIDLRERRMRAGGPQPNDVMGAVLRSPLTLMGALGRSAVSVGVGVGIGWLTWTFLPLLGALPEASVQAVGVYAGVVVAWFVGTNANGREGVRYLMEGIAPTGGYRFFWFAITLLVALAAGVVVSEAHTPIV from the coding sequence ATGAGGCAGCGGTCGATGATCGGCGGATACCGCATCGTGAAGAAGATCGGGGCGGGCGGGATGTCGTTCGTGTACAAGGCGGTTGACGCCGACGGGCGCGACGTCGCCCTCAAGCTCCTGCACCCCGAGCTGGCGGCCGACCCCCGGTCGCGCGAGCGCCTGCGCCGTGAGGTGGCGATGCTGCAGCGCGTGCGGGGGAAGTATGTGGCGCGGATTCTTGATGCCGAGACGGACGAGGATGAGATTTTCCTTGTCACGGAGCTGATCGACGGGCCCACCCTGGATCAGGATGTTCGCGACTCGGGCCGCTACGAGGGGGCGGATCTTGTGGAGCTGGGGCAGGAGCTTGCGGCGGCGCTTGAGTCAATTCACGCCCAGGGGGTCCTGCATCGTGACCTCAAGCCTTCGAACGTGATGATGGGGGAGGATGGGCCGGTGCTCATTGATTTCGGGATCGCCCAGCTTGGCGATGACCTGCGCATGACCCAGACCGGCGCACTCACTCACACCCCCGGATTTTGCGACCCGGTGGTGGTGCGCGGGGCGGAACCCGACGTCGACGCCGATTGGTGGGCTCTCGCAGCTGTCCTTGCCTTCGCCGCGACGGGCCAGGCGCCCTTCGGGGTGGGCAACTCGCCGGCGGTGATGCACCGGGTGCTGGTGGGGGATGCGGACCTGCCGGGGCTGTCGCCGGAGGTGGAGCGGGCGTTCCGGGCGGCGTTGGCGCCGCGGCGAGAGGAACGGATTGGGTTTTCGCGCCTGATGTCCGTGGTGGGCGGGGCGATGTACGACGACGCCGCCGCGCCGACCTTCGAGCCTCCGGTCACGGCGCCGACCTTTGCGCCACCGGTTGCGCCGCCGTCCTACGAGCCGGCGGCGGGCGGCGTGTTCGGGGCTGGTGACGTCACGGAGGAATACGGCGGGCCGGGCAGCGAGGGCACGGGTGAGGATGACGCGGCGGAGACGATCGTTGATGCGGGGGCAACCCACACGGTCCCGCTCGCCGGAGCTGCCGGCTATGTCGGCGCGGCCTACTCGGAAGCTGAGCGGCCGGCGTCGTCTGAGCCCCTGGGGCGGGAGCCGATCGACGCGACCGTGCCGCTGCCGGTCGCTATCCAGCCGGGAGCGCGGTACGTGGGTGGCGAACCGATGGGCGAAGGCCCCTCTCTCGCGCGCACGTCAGTATTCGAACGGATGTCGACGTGCGAGCCGGTTCCCGCCGGGCCGACGCCGCCCGCCGACTTTGGCGGCTACGGCGGCTACCGCACTGGCCCTCTCCCCGCCTGGGCTGCCCGGCCGCGAAAGGCGAGGCTTCAGGTGTGGGCCGCCTCGGTCGTCGTCGGGCTGTTTGCCCTGGTGTGGCCGGTGACGACCGCGGTGGTGGTGGCGGCGCTCGTCGTGTTGCTGTCGTGGCTGGGCGGCGCGCACATCGACCTGCGTGAGCGGCGGATGCGAGCCGGTGGGCCGCAGCCAAACGACGTGATGGGCGCGGTGCTGCGCTCGCCGCTGACGCTGATGGGAGCGCTGGGGCGCAGTGCCGTCTCGGTGGGGGTAGGTGTTGGAATCGGCTGGCTGACGTGGACGTTCCTTCCCCTGCTCGGGGCGTTACCGGAGGCGAGCGTGCAGGCGGTGGGGGTGTACGCGGGCGTCGTCGTCGCGTGGTTCGTGGGGACGAACGCGAACGGGCGCGAGGGGGTGAGGTACCTCATGGAAGGCATTGCGCCGACAGGCGGGTACCGATTCTTCTGGTTTGCGATTACGCTGTTAGTTGCGCTCGCCGCGGGCGTAGTTGTCAGCGAGGCTCACACCCCGATAGTTTAG
- a CDS encoding DsbA family protein yields the protein MATKNNAQSVSKKERREAAREKARILREQEAKRARRNKVLMIGGIVLVLALVAFAVLQIVGKGSKANTGDYEGTARPAALANITDDYGIDVNAAGVAGKVVDGAGVFSVYSDYTCSGCINLESKYADTYHSRANAGELSVRLYPVATLNNSVSDNGAAAMFYVATYAPEQAWAYNDALFKRTAEAVTGGGSAPTLAEFADIAKSVGVPDDVVKDLPASVDSEAWRDVAKAATASFRDKGYTATPTLEVNGTEDDSWLKEGDVDSVIQAAVDAGAK from the coding sequence ATGGCAACAAAGAATAACGCACAGAGCGTTTCGAAGAAGGAGCGACGCGAGGCGGCGCGTGAAAAGGCGCGCATCCTGCGGGAGCAAGAAGCCAAGAGGGCGCGGCGTAACAAGGTGCTCATGATTGGTGGAATTGTCCTCGTGCTCGCGCTTGTTGCCTTCGCCGTCTTGCAGATTGTCGGCAAGGGCTCCAAGGCTAATACGGGCGACTACGAGGGCACCGCACGCCCGGCCGCGCTCGCCAACATTACCGATGACTACGGGATTGACGTCAATGCGGCCGGCGTGGCCGGCAAGGTAGTGGATGGTGCCGGCGTCTTCTCCGTGTACTCCGACTACACGTGCTCCGGTTGCATCAACCTCGAGTCGAAGTACGCCGACACCTACCACAGCCGCGCCAACGCCGGCGAGCTCTCCGTCCGTCTTTATCCGGTAGCCACGCTCAACAACTCGGTGTCCGATAACGGGGCCGCGGCCATGTTCTATGTTGCCACGTACGCGCCCGAGCAGGCGTGGGCGTACAACGACGCACTCTTCAAGCGCACCGCGGAAGCGGTCACGGGTGGTGGTAGCGCACCGACGCTGGCCGAGTTCGCTGACATTGCCAAGAGCGTGGGCGTTCCCGACGACGTGGTGAAGGACCTGCCCGCCTCTGTCGATTCCGAGGCGTGGAGGGACGTGGCAAAGGCTGCCACCGCGTCCTTCCGCGACAAGGGCTACACCGCCACGCCGACCCTCGAGGTTAACGGCACGGAGGACGATTCCTGGCTGAAGGAGGGAGACGTCGACTCCGTGATCCAGGCGGCGGTCGATGCCGGCGCTAAGTAG
- a CDS encoding IS3 family transposase, which yields MSARRLRDAALVERLREVHAGNDGVYGVRKMWHALGGEGIDIGREQTARLMGLAGLCGKGKVVHPSPPVSLRARMGDLSSLTVNLRPLDPTVYGSADITYVRTRGGFVYAAFVTDVYFRRIVGWALSDSMRTEALPLQALNQAIVCAKDTAGLVHHADHGSQYLSIVYNQRLAEHGLTACTGTVGDSYDNALAENVNGSYKNELIHTRTWNNVVDVEIATFEWVTWWNESRLHQSLDYRTPAEVEEEFWTGNPNHERMETKANA from the coding sequence GTGAGCGCTCGCCGCCTTCGCGATGCGGCCCTCGTAGAACGTCTTCGCGAGGTTCACGCTGGCAATGACGGCGTCTACGGTGTGCGGAAAATGTGGCACGCGCTTGGAGGTGAAGGTATTGATATTGGTCGCGAACAAACTGCCCGGTTGATGGGTCTGGCAGGCCTGTGCGGAAAGGGAAAGGTGGTGCACCCATCACCACCCGTAAGCCTACGGGCCCGGATGGGCGACCTGTCCTCGTTAACCGTGAATTTAAGGCCTTTGGACCCAACCGTCTATGGGTCCGCTGACATTACCTACGTCCGCACGCGAGGCGGCTTCGTGTATGCAGCGTTCGTCACTGACGTGTACTTTCGTCGGATCGTCGGGTGGGCGTTGTCCGATTCGATGCGTACCGAGGCGTTGCCGCTGCAGGCGTTGAATCAAGCCATTGTGTGTGCCAAAGACACAGCGGGCCTTGTTCACCATGCAGATCACGGATCGCAATACCTCAGCATTGTCTACAACCAGCGTCTAGCCGAGCACGGACTCACGGCCTGTACTGGGACGGTCGGTGATTCCTACGACAATGCCTTAGCCGAAAATGTCAACGGTTCCTACAAAAATGAACTCATTCATACCCGCACTTGGAACAATGTGGTCGACGTAGAAATCGCGACCTTCGAGTGGGTCACGTGGTGGAACGAATCAAGGCTTCACCAAAGTCTCGACTACCGTACACCGGCAGAAGTAGAAGAAGAGTTTTGGACTGGTAACCCAAATCACGAGAGAATGGAAACCAAGGCAAACGCCTAG
- a CDS encoding FadR/GntR family transcriptional regulator, which translates to MPVTNMPKKLKRQPTLSEQLVEYLQNLIVNGSMMPGDLLPSERELCETCGVSRTVVREATRTLVGKGILESVPGKGFVVAQVSVNDISDALRIFMRRGTRLKYADLHEVRVALESAAAARCAEVAGDDAHGLIELCDELAELDPEDIVEASKNDIIFHLRIAELTKNQFFVMLFQVLQEALTETRVATFSMAPERIQTVAKAHRKVADMIISGNGPAAAEAMREHLEEVKDTWDAHPEHRINEDKTQ; encoded by the coding sequence ATGCCAGTTACCAACATGCCTAAGAAGCTTAAACGGCAACCGACTCTTAGTGAACAGCTCGTAGAGTATCTGCAGAATCTTATCGTGAATGGCAGCATGATGCCCGGCGATCTGCTACCTTCTGAGCGAGAACTTTGTGAGACGTGTGGTGTTTCTAGGACGGTGGTGCGTGAAGCTACGCGCACTCTTGTGGGCAAAGGAATTCTAGAGTCTGTCCCGGGAAAAGGGTTTGTGGTAGCTCAAGTGAGTGTTAATGACATCTCAGACGCTCTTCGAATATTTATGCGGCGAGGAACCCGACTGAAATATGCAGATTTGCATGAGGTAAGAGTGGCATTAGAGTCGGCGGCTGCTGCGCGTTGTGCAGAAGTCGCCGGCGATGATGCTCATGGGTTAATCGAGTTATGTGATGAGCTGGCTGAGCTTGACCCAGAAGATATCGTTGAGGCCTCGAAGAATGACATTATTTTTCATCTTCGAATAGCAGAATTAACCAAAAATCAATTTTTTGTAATGCTGTTTCAGGTTTTGCAAGAAGCGCTAACAGAAACTCGAGTTGCTACCTTCAGCATGGCCCCAGAGAGGATCCAGACTGTAGCAAAAGCGCATCGGAAGGTAGCGGATATGATTATTTCGGGGAATGGCCCTGCCGCAGCAGAGGCAATGCGTGAGCATCTTGAAGAAGTTAAAGACACCTGGGACGCGCACCCCGAACACCGGATAAATGAAGATAAAACCCAATAA
- a CDS encoding class II aldolase/adducin family protein, with protein sequence MLESLVRAARQLSDLGLSPGTTGNLSARVDDTMWVSASGTSFSSIVPADFIPFRDGIWAEGRPTKEAMLHLEMYRKNPDAQVVIHLHSPEAAAASCLPAWRSECAFPPLSPYFVMKVGNMPMISYQPPGSSDLAQEIRELTTNCDCVLLQNHGQIVSAANVQLAVERCIEIENSARLRLLLEGKECRFLTQNEAEYLARQSKRPWLENDWRMSSANG encoded by the coding sequence ATGTTAGAAAGTCTTGTTCGCGCAGCTCGTCAACTTTCAGATCTTGGCCTTTCTCCAGGAACAACTGGTAACTTATCGGCACGCGTTGATGACACAATGTGGGTTTCTGCCTCGGGAACATCGTTTTCTTCGATAGTACCTGCTGATTTCATACCATTTCGTGATGGTATCTGGGCAGAAGGGCGTCCCACTAAAGAGGCCATGTTGCACCTTGAAATGTATCGAAAGAATCCTGACGCGCAAGTCGTTATTCATCTACATTCTCCGGAAGCCGCCGCAGCATCCTGCTTACCTGCATGGCGGTCTGAATGTGCATTCCCGCCGCTTTCTCCTTATTTTGTGATGAAAGTTGGGAATATGCCGATGATTTCTTATCAGCCTCCTGGGTCTAGCGATTTGGCGCAAGAAATTCGTGAGTTAACGACAAATTGTGATTGCGTGCTGCTGCAGAATCATGGACAAATTGTTTCTGCCGCTAATGTTCAGTTAGCGGTGGAACGATGTATCGAAATTGAGAATTCTGCCAGGTTGCGATTGTTGCTGGAAGGAAAAGAATGTCGCTTTTTAACGCAAAATGAGGCCGAGTATCTTGCGCGGCAAAGCAAACGTCCTTGGCTTGAGAATGATTGGCGAATGAGTTCTGCTAACGGTTAG
- a CDS encoding zinc-dependent alcohol dehydrogenase, which yields MKAIRFDTKQCASVVDIPKPEPASGNVVIRVTSAGVCGSDISALTGTHLFRVPPLISGHEGGGVIEAVGADIEHISVADRVVIDPQRPCGSCDYCARGDYHLCATKTMLGVAQWDGCFAEFVEVPAYCCIPAPANVGDEYLALAEPIAVAAHAVRQLGARRFNRTLVLGGGTIGSLITRVLSDKGADVTVSEPREFLAEKLISLGANRVVIPEDLAEFKYDAIFIAAGVPALIEVAMAHLAPGGAIVQVAVFKNPVELHVGELQVREQALLGTAMYTKEDFKTALDLLSRYPNIPEILVSKIVDLETAAKKITEMGKHGPGNTLKLLMKP from the coding sequence ATGAAAGCTATCAGGTTCGATACGAAGCAGTGCGCGAGTGTAGTGGATATTCCAAAACCGGAACCGGCGTCGGGGAATGTAGTTATACGTGTTACCTCAGCTGGAGTTTGTGGGTCTGATATTTCAGCACTTACCGGCACCCATCTGTTTCGAGTGCCACCTTTGATTTCTGGACATGAAGGTGGTGGTGTGATTGAAGCAGTCGGTGCCGATATTGAGCACATAAGCGTCGCAGACAGAGTTGTGATAGATCCGCAACGCCCATGTGGTTCCTGCGATTACTGTGCAAGAGGGGACTATCACCTGTGCGCCACTAAAACAATGCTTGGGGTAGCGCAATGGGATGGCTGCTTTGCTGAATTCGTGGAGGTGCCTGCCTATTGTTGCATTCCGGCACCAGCTAACGTCGGCGACGAATATTTGGCATTAGCTGAACCGATTGCTGTGGCGGCGCATGCAGTACGTCAACTGGGCGCCAGAAGATTCAATCGAACTCTTGTGTTGGGAGGGGGAACCATCGGATCGTTGATAACCCGCGTCTTATCAGATAAGGGTGCCGACGTGACGGTAAGTGAACCGCGAGAATTTTTGGCAGAGAAATTAATTAGCCTTGGCGCGAATCGGGTAGTAATTCCGGAAGATCTGGCAGAATTCAAATACGATGCAATTTTCATTGCCGCTGGTGTGCCGGCCTTAATTGAAGTTGCCATGGCTCATCTTGCACCCGGCGGAGCAATTGTGCAGGTTGCGGTATTTAAAAACCCGGTGGAATTGCATGTAGGTGAATTGCAAGTCCGTGAACAAGCGTTATTGGGAACTGCAATGTACACAAAGGAAGATTTCAAGACCGCACTTGATTTACTATCGAGATACCCGAATATACCTGAAATTTTAGTTAGTAAAATAGTTGATCTTGAAACTGCCGCTAAGAAAATTACCGAAATGGGTAAACATGGGCCGGGGAATACGCTCAAGCTGCTGATGAAACCCTAG
- a CDS encoding 2-keto-3-deoxygluconate permease — protein sequence MRIFKAVQKIPGGLMIVPLLLGVLTNTFFPEILMVGGFAQALFKEGAMALIGAFLLCMGAQLPVRAAGAVATKGFAILIGKLLAAITVGLIAGMLMPSGTIMGLTPLAIVAAMSNSNTGLYAALTQEFGNVTDRGAAAVITINDGPFLTLVVLGAAGMASFPLVSFLAVLAPVLIGFILGNLDHELRDFLRGGERVLIPFFAFPLGAGINLGNIVESGLSGILLGFFTLFLSGGCAVGLLWIFQVLSKRPKHQRNLISAVAESSTAGAAVATPAVAAAADPALAPIVDAATVQVAGSVIVTALLTPVVTALWYKWQMKRGVDPMHEYDDPALNGSPEELAEHAEKMKALKSNH from the coding sequence ATGAGAATTTTTAAAGCTGTTCAGAAGATTCCGGGAGGTTTGATGATCGTCCCGCTTCTGCTTGGAGTCCTAACGAATACTTTCTTCCCGGAGATCTTGATGGTGGGAGGGTTCGCACAGGCTTTGTTTAAAGAAGGCGCAATGGCTTTGATCGGCGCCTTTCTGCTGTGTATGGGGGCTCAGCTTCCCGTTAGAGCTGCCGGCGCGGTTGCCACTAAGGGCTTCGCGATCCTGATAGGGAAGCTATTGGCAGCAATCACTGTTGGCCTCATCGCGGGCATGTTGATGCCAAGCGGCACAATTATGGGGCTAACTCCGTTGGCGATTGTCGCAGCGATGAGTAACTCAAATACGGGTCTCTATGCGGCCTTAACACAAGAATTCGGAAATGTCACAGATCGCGGCGCCGCAGCAGTTATTACAATTAATGACGGACCTTTCCTGACGCTGGTAGTGCTCGGAGCTGCGGGGATGGCGAGTTTTCCGCTCGTGTCTTTTCTGGCAGTTTTAGCTCCAGTGCTGATCGGCTTTATTCTGGGTAATTTGGATCATGAATTGCGCGATTTCCTAAGGGGAGGGGAACGTGTTCTTATCCCGTTCTTCGCTTTTCCACTTGGTGCTGGAATTAATTTAGGCAACATCGTTGAATCGGGGCTTTCGGGTATTCTGCTCGGCTTTTTCACTTTGTTTTTGTCTGGCGGTTGCGCCGTTGGCTTGCTTTGGATCTTCCAAGTTTTAAGCAAGCGGCCAAAACATCAACGAAACCTCATCTCAGCCGTCGCAGAGTCTTCAACTGCGGGCGCAGCGGTAGCAACACCGGCAGTCGCGGCTGCAGCAGACCCGGCATTGGCCCCGATTGTGGATGCTGCAACTGTGCAAGTTGCCGGATCTGTCATAGTGACAGCTCTGCTTACCCCGGTCGTCACCGCGCTTTGGTACAAGTGGCAAATGAAACGAGGCGTGGATCCAATGCACGAATATGACGATCCGGCATTAAACGGTTCACCAGAAGAATTGGCAGAACACGCCGAGAAAATGAAAGCTCTGAAATCTAACCACTAA
- the otnK gene encoding 3-oxo-tetronate kinase gives MGVRLGVIADDFTGATDIAGFLVDAGMSTVQLNEPSAEEIKTIASDTDAIVVGLKTRSAPSAEAATRSRQVLQALRSCGTEKFFFKYCSTFDSTEHGNIGPVTDALLDELGEEFTIIVPSLPVNGREVYHGYLFVNGELLSESGMRNHPINPMRDSNLMRLMNAQSNGVATNISYHTVRQGVEATKQALSQTAGQANYAVLDALTDAHLDIIGKAALSLKLVTGGSGLGAALARALIQEQGGHLAAPTKSWKYSAGKAIIFSGSSSDMTNRQVNTYRKKAPSYALNIAKIMENPNSYQQIVLTWLTETLASNKIAPLIFATASPEKVRESQEKFGVSEVSSAIENFFARLSQDVLKLGVTRFIVAGGETSGAVAQALGARGFYVGPQIDPGVPWTKTLDGKLDLALKSGNFGDEDFFMRAQLMTRHE, from the coding sequence ATGGGCGTGCGACTAGGGGTAATCGCCGACGATTTCACTGGAGCAACCGACATCGCAGGATTCTTAGTCGATGCAGGAATGAGCACGGTGCAGCTGAACGAACCCAGCGCAGAAGAGATTAAGACGATTGCGTCAGATACCGATGCGATCGTTGTTGGGCTTAAAACTCGATCTGCGCCGTCAGCGGAAGCTGCAACTCGCAGCAGACAAGTCCTGCAAGCATTGAGAAGCTGCGGCACCGAAAAATTCTTCTTCAAGTATTGTTCGACATTCGATAGCACCGAACACGGCAACATTGGCCCAGTCACCGACGCCCTCTTGGACGAGCTAGGCGAAGAATTCACCATTATTGTGCCTTCGTTACCCGTTAATGGACGCGAGGTTTACCATGGATATTTATTTGTTAACGGTGAATTGTTAAGTGAATCAGGTATGCGCAATCACCCAATTAATCCGATGCGAGATTCGAATTTAATGCGTTTAATGAACGCCCAATCTAACGGCGTCGCCACAAATATTTCCTACCACACGGTCAGACAGGGCGTAGAAGCGACTAAACAGGCATTAAGCCAAACGGCTGGGCAGGCAAATTATGCAGTTCTGGACGCTTTAACCGATGCTCATCTAGACATTATTGGCAAGGCAGCGTTATCGCTAAAACTCGTTACCGGAGGCTCGGGATTGGGTGCCGCTTTAGCCAGAGCTCTCATACAAGAACAAGGAGGTCATTTGGCCGCACCAACAAAATCGTGGAAATACTCTGCCGGCAAAGCCATTATCTTTTCTGGATCCTCCTCAGACATGACTAATCGACAGGTCAATACTTACCGCAAGAAAGCCCCTAGCTACGCTCTAAACATAGCTAAAATCATGGAGAACCCGAATAGCTACCAGCAGATAGTTCTAACCTGGCTCACCGAAACTCTCGCTTCAAACAAAATAGCTCCACTGATTTTCGCGACCGCTTCCCCAGAAAAAGTACGAGAGTCTCAAGAAAAATTCGGCGTCAGCGAAGTATCTAGCGCAATCGAAAATTTCTTCGCCCGGCTTTCCCAAGACGTGCTCAAACTTGGCGTCACAAGGTTCATCGTAGCTGGCGGAGAAACTTCAGGTGCCGTGGCTCAGGCCTTAGGTGCGCGCGGCTTTTACGTCGGACCACAGATCGATCCCGGAGTGCCGTGGACCAAAACCTTAGACGGTAAACTCGATCTTGCACTCAAATCAGGCAATTTTGGCGACGAGGATTTCTTCATGCGGGCTCAGTTGATGACTCGTCACGAATAA
- a CDS encoding IS1/IS1595 family N-terminal zinc-binding domain-containing protein, which translates to MRRPNPHARRCPICQTATKKNGSTSAGRQRWRCPACGHSFTSTHRRQQREKQFREFVEFITDTEPKRRLTGSTRTWDRDHAWCWDTRPIWDITGEVHDQIFIDGTYIAHGWCVLVAATTDGVIAYQLCAKESKAAYTALLSRIPAPAVVTTDGDRGALAAIKACWPTSRLQRCLVHIQRNIRTLTTTRPKTDQHKALYKLALDLTKITTADQAIAWQKGLAAFHTLYDT; encoded by the coding sequence GTGAGAAGACCAAACCCGCACGCCCGCCGCTGCCCGATTTGTCAGACCGCCACGAAGAAGAACGGCTCAACGAGTGCTGGCCGGCAGCGCTGGAGATGCCCGGCTTGTGGCCACAGCTTCACCAGCACTCATCGGCGTCAGCAACGCGAAAAACAGTTCCGCGAATTCGTTGAATTCATTACCGACACTGAACCCAAACGTCGCCTAACCGGCTCTACTCGGACGTGGGATCGCGATCACGCTTGGTGTTGGGATACCCGCCCGATCTGGGACATCACCGGAGAGGTTCATGACCAGATCTTCATCGACGGGACCTACATCGCTCACGGCTGGTGCGTCTTGGTGGCGGCTACCACTGACGGTGTTATCGCCTACCAGCTATGCGCCAAAGAATCCAAAGCCGCCTACACGGCCTTACTGTCGCGTATCCCTGCTCCGGCCGTGGTCACCACCGACGGGGACCGCGGGGCCCTGGCCGCGATCAAGGCCTGCTGGCCTACCAGCCGCCTGCAACGGTGCCTAGTCCACATCCAGCGCAACATCCGCACCCTGACCACCACCCGCCCCAAGACCGACCAGCACAAGGCCCTATACAAACTGGCCTTGGACCTGACCAAGATCACCACCGCCGACCAAGCCATCGCCTGGCAAAAAGGCCTCGCAGCCTTCCACACCCTCTACGACACCTAG
- a CDS encoding DoxX family protein, producing the protein MNIGHMMMAPIFVLGGFGAMKEPGGRIGLTKDLMDKTGITVDEQQAELMVKANGAAMIGAGAALGLGIFPRAAALALIGSLIPTTVAGHAFWEEEGAARDRQRIQFFKNLAIVGGLAAVALGKRK; encoded by the coding sequence ATGAACATTGGGCATATGATGATGGCGCCGATCTTTGTGCTGGGCGGCTTCGGTGCCATGAAGGAGCCGGGCGGCCGCATTGGCCTGACGAAGGACTTGATGGACAAGACTGGTATCACCGTTGACGAGCAACAAGCCGAACTCATGGTCAAGGCAAATGGCGCGGCAATGATCGGCGCGGGTGCTGCACTCGGGCTTGGCATTTTCCCGCGCGCCGCCGCACTCGCTCTTATCGGCTCCCTCATTCCAACGACGGTGGCCGGCCACGCGTTTTGGGAGGAAGAGGGGGCGGCGCGCGATCGGCAGAGAATCCAGTTCTTCAAGAATCTGGCCATCGTGGGTGGACTCGCCGCAGTTGCCCTCGGAAAGAGGAAGTAA
- a CDS encoding uracil-DNA glycosylase: protein MALSDVMDPEWAEAMAPVEGDIHAMGDFLRAENAAGNGYLPAGKNVLRAFSYPLSRVRVLIVGQDPYPTPGHPIGLSFAVDRDVRPIPRSLANIYRELHDDLGITPAPHGDLTPWCEHGVMLLNRVLSVRPGKPASHRGKGWEKITDHAIRVLAQREQPLVAILWGRQAQELAPLLRTTPKVTSAHPSPLSATRGFFGSRPFSRANALLEEQSAEPIDWRLE from the coding sequence ATGGCATTGAGTGACGTGATGGATCCAGAGTGGGCCGAGGCGATGGCGCCCGTAGAAGGTGACATCCACGCGATGGGCGACTTCCTACGCGCCGAGAACGCGGCCGGGAACGGCTACCTGCCGGCGGGCAAGAACGTCCTACGCGCCTTCTCCTACCCGCTCAGTCGGGTGCGGGTACTGATCGTCGGGCAGGATCCCTACCCCACGCCCGGGCACCCGATCGGGCTCAGCTTCGCCGTTGACCGAGACGTCAGGCCAATCCCACGATCGCTGGCCAACATTTACCGCGAACTACACGACGACCTCGGCATCACCCCCGCCCCCCACGGCGACCTCACCCCGTGGTGCGAGCACGGCGTCATGCTGCTTAACAGGGTGCTCAGCGTCCGGCCCGGCAAACCCGCCTCGCACCGAGGAAAGGGATGGGAGAAGATCACCGACCACGCCATCCGCGTGCTCGCCCAACGCGAGCAACCGCTCGTCGCAATCCTATGGGGGCGGCAGGCCCAGGAGCTCGCGCCCCTTCTTCGCACGACGCCGAAAGTGACCTCCGCCCATCCCTCACCACTGTCGGCCACGCGAGGATTCTTCGGCTCCAGACCCTTCTCACGCGCGAACGCCCTGCTCGAGGAGCAAAGCGCGGAGCCGATCGACTGGCGCCTGGAATAG
- a CDS encoding ABC transporter ATP-binding protein, translating into MEEEIAVRTSDLSKLYKVGRSHVVALNRVNLEIPKGTFVAVVGTSGSGKSTLLNMLAGLEPPSAGTVEVAGYRVDKMGQADLASFRRDHVGFVFQSFNLMQEMTALDNVALPLTFRGMGKAERHKRAARALTILGLGTHLHHRPSQMSGGEQQRVGIARALVTNPEIVFADEPTGNLDSHTAAATLDLFRRLIAHYHQTWIMVTHDRHLASYADVIVSIGDGRITDITHTNHTH; encoded by the coding sequence GTGGAAGAAGAAATCGCAGTACGCACGAGCGACCTGTCGAAGCTGTACAAGGTGGGGCGCTCGCACGTCGTCGCCTTGAACCGGGTCAACTTGGAGATCCCGAAGGGGACGTTCGTCGCCGTCGTCGGAACCTCCGGCTCGGGCAAGTCCACGCTGTTGAATATGCTTGCGGGTTTGGAGCCGCCCTCGGCGGGAACCGTGGAGGTAGCCGGGTACCGGGTGGACAAAATGGGCCAGGCGGATCTGGCTAGCTTCCGGCGAGATCACGTCGGCTTCGTCTTCCAGTCCTTTAACCTCATGCAGGAGATGACGGCGCTCGATAACGTCGCCTTGCCGCTCACGTTCCGTGGGATGGGTAAAGCCGAGCGGCACAAGCGCGCTGCCCGGGCGCTCACCATTTTGGGGCTCGGCACGCATCTTCATCACAGGCCGAGCCAGATGTCGGGCGGCGAGCAGCAGCGCGTCGGCATCGCGCGGGCGCTGGTGACCAATCCCGAGATCGTCTTCGCGGATGAGCCCACCGGCAACCTCGACTCCCACACCGCTGCCGCGACTCTCGACCTCTTCCGGCGCCTGATCGCGCACTACCACCAGACCTGGATCATGGTCACCCACGACCGGCACTTGGCGAGCTACGCGGACGTCATCGTATCGATTGGCGACGGCCGCATCACAGACATCACGCACACAAACCACACGCACTGA